The Sporosarcina ureae genome includes a region encoding these proteins:
- a CDS encoding glutaredoxin family protein, translating to MKIQFYTKPNCELCEEAERMLHLVAEDYPLEWQTINIEEDDEIHEKYMLMIPVIEHEGQVLAYGNISYIDVLELIEQ from the coding sequence ATGAAAATTCAATTTTACACAAAACCTAACTGTGAGCTATGCGAAGAAGCGGAACGAATGCTTCATTTAGTCGCAGAAGACTATCCACTCGAGTGGCAGACAATTAATATAGAAGAAGATGACGAAATCCATGAGAAATACATGCTGATGATCCCGGTTATTGAGCACGAAGGACAGGTGTTGGCATACGGAAATATCAGCTATATCGATGTTTTGGAATTAATTGAACAGTGA
- a CDS encoding LemA family protein — translation MKKLAGPLIAIIVLVIIAAIMIVPSYNKLVNLEEDVDQSYAQIETQLQRRVDLIPNLVNTVKGYASHEKEVLENIANARSKMAGAQGPEELAAADSELSSALSRLLVVVENYPDLKANQNFQQLMDELAGTENRIAVARKDYNDVVSVFNRTVKRFPGKIVASIFGFDEKEYFKAVEGAQQPPSVDFGDDAK, via the coding sequence ATGAAGAAACTTGCTGGCCCGCTTATAGCCATTATCGTGTTAGTAATTATCGCGGCGATTATGATCGTCCCTTCTTACAACAAGTTAGTGAACTTAGAAGAAGATGTCGACCAGTCGTACGCGCAGATCGAAACGCAATTACAACGTAGAGTAGATTTAATTCCGAATTTAGTCAATACGGTGAAAGGGTATGCCTCACATGAAAAAGAGGTGCTTGAAAACATTGCGAACGCTCGTAGTAAAATGGCCGGGGCACAAGGTCCTGAAGAACTAGCAGCAGCTGATTCAGAACTATCGAGCGCGTTAAGTCGTTTATTAGTAGTAGTGGAAAATTATCCCGACCTAAAAGCGAACCAAAACTTCCAACAGTTAATGGATGAACTAGCAGGTACAGAAAATCGTATCGCCGTTGCACGTAAAGATTATAACGACGTCGTGTCGGTTTTTAACAGAACCGTTAAACGATTCCCAGGTAAAATCGTCGCTTCGATCTTCGGTTTCGACGAAAAAGAATACTTCAAAGCGGTCGAAGGGGCGCAACAACCGCCATCAGTCGATTTTGGGGATGACGCGAAGTGA
- a CDS encoding metal ABC transporter permease, which translates to MEFIQDLMTYSFLQKALITSVMVGIICGVIGSFIVLRGMALMGDAISHAVLPGVAISYMLGINYFYGAVFTGVLTAFSIGAISQNSRIKNDSSIGIVFSAFFALGIILITQAKSATDLTQILFGNVLSVRSSDMWLTLIIGAIVILVVVLFFKELLVSSFDETMAAAYGLKTRLIHYAIMFLLTLVTVASLQTVGVILVVSLLITPASTAYLLTNRLSIMVVLAAFFGAVSSITGLYFSFLYNMPSGPVIALAATAIFVLAFLFSPKQGVVVGMFRKKMKRKSISSVTE; encoded by the coding sequence ATGGAGTTTATTCAAGACTTAATGACGTACAGTTTCTTACAGAAAGCATTGATTACGTCGGTCATGGTCGGCATCATTTGCGGAGTCATTGGTAGTTTCATCGTTCTTCGTGGTATGGCATTGATGGGCGATGCGATTTCCCACGCGGTTCTACCAGGTGTTGCCATCTCTTATATGCTTGGAATTAATTATTTCTACGGCGCAGTATTTACGGGTGTTCTGACAGCATTCAGTATCGGTGCCATCTCTCAAAATAGTCGAATCAAAAATGACTCTTCTATCGGGATTGTGTTTTCAGCGTTTTTCGCTCTCGGGATTATTTTAATCACACAAGCAAAAAGCGCGACAGACTTAACGCAGATTTTATTCGGTAATGTGTTGTCTGTCCGCAGTTCTGATATGTGGCTGACGTTGATTATCGGTGCCATCGTTATTTTAGTCGTTGTGTTGTTCTTTAAAGAACTTCTCGTTTCTAGTTTTGACGAAACAATGGCTGCGGCTTACGGTTTGAAAACGCGTCTAATTCACTACGCGATTATGTTTTTATTGACATTGGTTACAGTCGCTTCATTACAAACTGTTGGCGTGATTCTCGTTGTCTCTTTATTGATCACACCTGCTTCCACAGCGTATCTGTTAACGAATCGCTTATCGATCATGGTCGTATTGGCAGCATTTTTCGGTGCTGTATCTTCCATCACCGGCCTGTATTTCAGTTTCTTGTACAACATGCCATCCGGACCCGTGATTGCCTTAGCCGCGACAGCCATTTTCGTCCTGGCATTTTTATTCTCACCTAAGCAAGGCGTTGTCGTTGGTATGTTCCGCAAGAAAATGAAACGTAAATCGATTTCAAGCGTAACCGAGTAA
- a CDS encoding TPM domain-containing protein codes for MNRVCMFIVAVLVALTGTTTVHAITDVVVDDADILSPTQEAELEEYGMRLQAATKAELAVRTVYSLEGEPVEDYALRVLRELQLGDKEMDNGALLVVSTEKDEAAGIKRKFYLTTGYGLEGALPDGKVGRYIDELAMPYLRQEQPDLAIMEAYKAFYNEIAAEYGLEGDELPVVYPEQGEEDVGMPSFIFVIIVLYILFRVFFGGGGRGGGGGPRGRSSVGPIFFPGSGGGGFGGGSSGGGFGGFGGGGSGGGGGAGRSW; via the coding sequence ATGAACCGCGTCTGCATGTTCATCGTAGCCGTACTAGTGGCCCTTACTGGTACTACGACCGTCCATGCAATTACAGATGTGGTCGTGGATGATGCAGATATTCTATCACCTACGCAAGAAGCAGAGCTCGAAGAATACGGCATGCGCCTGCAAGCGGCAACGAAAGCAGAACTCGCTGTTCGTACAGTCTATTCACTTGAAGGCGAACCGGTTGAGGACTATGCGCTTCGGGTGCTTCGTGAATTACAATTAGGCGATAAGGAAATGGACAACGGCGCATTGCTCGTCGTTTCCACAGAAAAAGATGAAGCGGCAGGTATAAAGCGCAAATTTTATTTAACGACCGGCTACGGTTTGGAAGGAGCGCTCCCGGACGGTAAAGTAGGACGTTATATTGATGAATTAGCGATGCCTTATTTAAGGCAAGAACAACCAGACCTCGCGATTATGGAAGCGTACAAAGCATTCTATAATGAAATAGCTGCAGAATACGGACTAGAAGGCGATGAGTTGCCAGTCGTATACCCCGAGCAAGGTGAAGAAGATGTAGGCATGCCATCATTTATTTTCGTGATTATCGTTCTCTATATACTCTTCCGCGTCTTTTTCGGCGGCGGAGGAAGAGGCGGAGGCGGTGGTCCACGTGGCCGATCTAGCGTGGGACCGATATTCTTCCCTGGCTCCGGTGGCGGCGGCTTCGGAGGTGGAAGTAGCGGCGGAGGCTTTGGAGGCTTCGGCGGCGGTGGTTCCGGTGGTGGAGGCGGAGCAGGCCGAAGTTGGTAA
- a CDS encoding metal ABC transporter solute-binding protein, Zn/Mn family, translated as MKNLAKWLTLSLLAVFMLAACGNDDEGTKTEGTGDGDKVAETGDKLKVVTSFTIIADMAREIGGDYVDVYNLVPTGTDPHEYEPVPNDIKAATDADVLFYNGLNLEGGEKGWFFKMMDSVGQKDENIYSLTEEVEPKYTGGEDGTDEEINPHAFIDPAVGVKMAEAMRDVLIDKHPTDGDKIKEQGDKYVQRLQELDDDFAERLSTIPEENRVLITSERAFQYLNDHYGLKEAFIWEIDTEENGSPKQIKELIGFIKEHKVPVLFVESNVDPRPMETVSNETGVPIAEKPIYSDEIGNPGDEVDTYVKYLNYNMDLIHDELSKER; from the coding sequence ATGAAAAACTTAGCAAAATGGCTAACCTTGTCATTGCTCGCTGTGTTTATGTTGGCGGCATGCGGTAATGACGATGAAGGCACAAAGACAGAAGGTACGGGCGACGGTGACAAAGTAGCCGAAACCGGCGACAAGCTAAAAGTGGTTACGTCATTTACTATCATTGCGGATATGGCACGTGAAATCGGTGGGGACTACGTTGACGTGTATAACTTAGTACCAACGGGAACGGATCCTCACGAATATGAGCCGGTACCAAATGATATTAAAGCCGCAACTGACGCAGACGTATTATTTTACAACGGGTTAAACCTGGAAGGTGGAGAAAAGGGTTGGTTCTTCAAAATGATGGATTCCGTTGGACAAAAAGACGAAAACATTTATAGCTTGACTGAAGAAGTTGAACCGAAGTATACCGGTGGAGAAGACGGCACAGATGAGGAAATTAACCCACACGCGTTTATCGATCCAGCTGTTGGCGTGAAGATGGCTGAAGCTATGCGGGATGTATTGATTGACAAACACCCGACAGATGGCGACAAGATCAAAGAGCAAGGCGACAAGTACGTACAACGTCTACAAGAGCTCGATGATGACTTCGCAGAGCGTCTTTCTACAATACCTGAAGAAAACCGCGTGCTCATAACAAGTGAACGTGCATTCCAATACTTGAATGACCACTATGGCTTGAAAGAAGCGTTTATCTGGGAAATTGATACAGAAGAAAATGGTTCTCCTAAACAAATCAAGGAACTCATTGGCTTTATCAAAGAACATAAAGTACCTGTGTTATTCGTGGAATCTAACGTAGATCCTCGCCCAATGGAAACTGTCTCCAATGAGACTGGCGTTCCGATTGCCGAAAAGCCGATCTACTCCGACGAAATCGGTAATCCTGGTGACGAAGTTGATACGTATGTAAAATACTTGAACTATAATATGGATCTCATTCATGATGAGTTGAGTAAAGAGCGATAA
- a CDS encoding metal ABC transporter ATP-binding protein, with protein sequence MIDPITVNNISVSYDGNEVVKDVSFSFGAGSLIGVLGPNGAGKSTLMKAMLGLIHKDHGDVKFGSKTVDSMRKQIAYVPQRSNIDWNFPIIVKDTVLLGTYPKVGLLRRPRKADKEWAMECLKQVGMESFADRQIGELSGGQQQRVFLARALAQKADYFFLDEPFVGIDVSSEEIIIGILREMRAAGKVIFVVHHDLSKVKKYFDGLVLINKELIDAGPTSKVFQSDNMAKAYNREFMIDGLEVSM encoded by the coding sequence TTGATAGATCCGATCACGGTCAATAATATAAGTGTTTCGTATGACGGTAATGAAGTTGTAAAAGATGTTTCATTTTCATTTGGGGCTGGTAGTTTGATCGGTGTGCTCGGACCCAATGGTGCGGGCAAATCAACATTGATGAAAGCTATGCTTGGCTTAATTCATAAAGATCATGGGGATGTGAAATTCGGTAGTAAAACGGTGGATTCTATGCGTAAGCAGATCGCTTATGTTCCTCAGCGTTCAAATATCGATTGGAACTTCCCGATCATTGTAAAAGATACGGTCTTGCTTGGGACGTATCCTAAAGTCGGCTTGCTAAGACGTCCGCGTAAAGCAGATAAAGAATGGGCGATGGAGTGTTTAAAGCAAGTAGGTATGGAAAGCTTCGCCGACCGCCAAATTGGTGAACTGTCAGGCGGCCAGCAGCAACGAGTGTTCCTTGCACGTGCGCTAGCCCAAAAAGCAGATTACTTCTTTCTGGATGAACCATTCGTTGGAATTGACGTATCCAGTGAAGAAATCATTATTGGGATTTTACGCGAAATGCGAGCGGCTGGCAAAGTGATTTTCGTCGTTCACCATGACTTATCAAAAGTAAAAAAATATTTCGATGGGTTGGTTCTCATTAATAAAGAGTTAATTGATGCAGGCCCGACTAGTAAAGTATTCCAGTCAGACAATATGGCGAAAGCATATAACCGTGAATTTATGATCGACGGCTTGGAGGTTTCTATGTAA
- the ehuA gene encoding ectoine/hydroxyectoine ABC transporter ATP-binding protein EhuA, whose protein sequence is MVEPIVQYKDVHKSFGKTEVLKGIDLDIKPSEKVALIGPSGSGKTTIIRMLMTLEEPTSGAIEVNGNNLWMMQKKGEWVTADEKHLRSIRGDIGMVFQHFNLFPHMSILENCMLAPVLVKNESKAEVKATAVEMLEKVGLGDKIELFPAQLSGGQKQRVAMARALMMRPQVMLFDEVTSALDPELVGEVLEVIRDLAKEGEMAMILVTHEMDFALDIADRVVFLNQGVIEEEGPPSEILLHPESERLQDFLGRFMNSR, encoded by the coding sequence ATCGTGGAACCGATCGTACAATATAAAGATGTGCACAAATCGTTTGGTAAGACGGAAGTATTAAAAGGAATTGACCTAGACATTAAGCCTTCTGAGAAAGTTGCGCTCATTGGACCTAGTGGTTCTGGTAAGACAACGATTATCCGCATGCTAATGACACTCGAAGAACCTACTTCAGGCGCGATTGAAGTCAATGGAAACAACTTGTGGATGATGCAGAAAAAAGGGGAATGGGTCACGGCGGATGAAAAACATTTACGTTCTATCCGTGGGGATATCGGCATGGTATTCCAGCACTTTAATTTGTTCCCGCATATGTCGATTCTCGAGAACTGTATGCTGGCCCCTGTTCTCGTCAAAAATGAAAGCAAAGCGGAAGTGAAAGCTACAGCAGTAGAGATGCTAGAAAAAGTGGGGCTTGGCGACAAAATCGAATTGTTCCCCGCACAATTATCAGGTGGTCAAAAACAGCGTGTCGCGATGGCGCGTGCATTGATGATGCGTCCGCAGGTGATGCTGTTTGACGAAGTAACATCCGCACTGGATCCTGAACTCGTCGGAGAAGTGCTAGAAGTCATTCGGGATCTAGCGAAAGAAGGAGAGATGGCGATGATCCTGGTCACGCACGAAATGGATTTCGCACTCGACATTGCAGATCGTGTCGTATTCTTGAATCAAGGAGTCATTGAAGAAGAGGGACCGCCTTCGGAGATACTGTTACATCCGGAAAGTGAGCGACTGCAAGACTTCTTGGGACGTTTTATGAATAGTCGATAA